Proteins from one Mycobacterium sp. SMC-2 genomic window:
- the istA gene encoding IS21 family transposase: MSYREVSVIEVREMLRLWLQGHGLREVARLSGTDRKTVRRYVDRARACGLDRDGDGCQLTDELLAAVIAGVRPSRPNGKSQAWETIAAQHEQIKAWLKQDLTLTKVHTLLGRRGVVVSYRTLHRYATTELGFGIRQATVPVADCEPGAELQVDFGRLGMLTDAADGRRRVVQGLIFTAVYSRHMFVWPTYRQTLHEVIAGFEAAWAFFGGVFAVAIPDNMKAIVDKADATDPKLNDAFREYAQARGFVVDPTRIRSPRDKPRVERCVQYVRSNFFAGEDFRNLSDCRARAEQWCGQVAGMRIHGTTRLRPAEVFATDELPHLKPAPDEVFDIPTWSRPKVAPDRHVQVAKALYSVPGELIGRRLDARVDARTVKLYWRGELIKVHPVMAPGRRHTDPADLPAEVSVYAMRDINTLQRKASAHGQHVGAYAAAVLEHPLPWTKMRQVYRLLGLVRRHGADAVDDACQRALDAEVIDVGLIERMLTRGAGAQLPLIPNPPQASRFVRAATDFAVRRPS, encoded by the coding sequence ATGAGCTACCGGGAGGTGTCGGTGATCGAAGTCAGGGAGATGCTGCGGTTGTGGCTGCAGGGTCATGGGTTGCGCGAGGTGGCCCGGTTATCGGGCACGGACCGCAAAACGGTGCGCCGGTATGTGGACCGCGCCCGCGCGTGCGGGCTGGACCGTGACGGCGACGGGTGTCAGTTGACCGACGAGCTGTTGGCGGCGGTGATCGCCGGCGTGCGGCCGAGTCGGCCCAACGGCAAGAGCCAGGCCTGGGAGACCATCGCCGCCCAGCACGAGCAGATCAAGGCGTGGCTGAAGCAAGACTTGACTCTGACGAAGGTGCACACGCTGCTTGGGCGTCGGGGCGTGGTGGTGTCGTATCGAACGTTGCATCGCTATGCCACAACGGAATTGGGGTTCGGGATTCGGCAGGCCACGGTGCCGGTGGCCGATTGCGAGCCCGGTGCTGAACTGCAGGTCGATTTCGGTCGGCTCGGAATGCTCACTGATGCCGCGGATGGCCGCCGGCGGGTAGTGCAGGGGTTGATCTTCACTGCGGTGTATTCGCGGCACATGTTCGTCTGGCCGACCTACCGGCAGACGCTTCACGAGGTGATCGCCGGGTTTGAGGCCGCGTGGGCATTCTTCGGCGGGGTGTTCGCGGTGGCGATCCCCGACAACATGAAGGCCATCGTCGACAAGGCTGATGCGACCGATCCGAAACTTAATGACGCCTTCCGCGAATACGCTCAGGCGCGGGGCTTCGTCGTGGACCCCACCCGCATCCGCAGCCCGCGCGACAAGCCTAGGGTTGAGCGCTGTGTCCAATATGTTCGGTCGAATTTCTTTGCTGGAGAAGACTTTCGGAATCTGAGTGACTGCCGGGCACGAGCCGAGCAGTGGTGTGGGCAGGTGGCGGGGATGCGGATACACGGCACCACTCGGCTGCGCCCGGCCGAGGTATTCGCCACCGACGAGCTACCCCACCTCAAACCGGCACCCGACGAGGTGTTCGACATCCCGACCTGGAGCCGGCCCAAGGTGGCTCCCGATCGGCACGTGCAGGTCGCCAAGGCGCTCTACAGCGTTCCCGGTGAGCTGATTGGGCGCCGGCTGGATGCCCGGGTGGATGCGCGCACGGTGAAGCTGTATTGGCGCGGTGAGCTGATCAAGGTCCATCCGGTCATGGCGCCAGGACGCCGCCATACCGACCCCGCTGATCTACCGGCCGAGGTGTCGGTCTATGCGATGCGAGATATCAACACCTTGCAGCGCAAGGCATCCGCACACGGGCAGCATGTCGGCGCCTACGCGGCGGCGGTGCTGGAGCATCCGCTGCCGTGGACCAAGATGCGCCAGGTCTACCGACTCCTGGGACTGGTGCGCCGCCACGGCGCCGACGCGGTCGATGACGCCTGCCAGCGCGCGCTGGACGCCGAGGTCATCGACGTCGGGCTGATCGAGCGCATGCTTACCCGCGGTGCCGGCGCACAGCTGCCGCTGATCCCGAACCCGCCGCAGGCGTCGCGGTTCGTCCGCGCGGCCACCGACTTCGCGGTGCGCAGGCCCTCATGA
- a CDS encoding RND family transporter: MADNGWVSSGVATLSRPVREQLRKVAAGEGAYSDRLARLAGFSIRHKVLVIGAWVVTAGVLAMLFPQLETVVKQQSVNLVPPDAPSLQTVDRMGTAFGEQGSKTTVFVAFEDPTGLTAPVRQRYKTMVSRLRADSQHVRLVQDLLADPVTAGQAMSQDGKAWYVPVGVAGTLGDPRAAESVRAVRAIVAESFSGTSTIVRVTGPPATFSDLIDSAEQDLIGISIVTAGLIAVILLVIYRSLVTALLPLLVIGVSLAVGRGVLSALGESGMPVSQFTIAFMTAILLGAGTDYSVFLISRYHEQRRQMISADLAVINATATIGRVIMASAATVAFAFLSLVFAKLSVFSALGPACAIAVFVGVAATVTLFPPVLALAAKHGIGEPKADRTRRYWNWIAVAVVRRPAPLLAASLALVLGLAAVALTMHISYDDRQGQPATTTSNEGYRLLDRHFRKDTVITQFMVVESPTDMRTSKGLADLDEMASRVSQLPGVTKVSGVTRPTGARLDQAQLSWQNGQIGNKMAGAVAKGDAHKDDLAKLTSGADQLAGGLAQLDTTLRTALTPLTAVLTQAQSSGSQFQHFRPLLQQLSATTPTIDQAIRTGPGLRQEAQQAQNAIATIDPLVGALNTSPWCATTPECAQIRDQVQILVTLRDGGFFSQLANLGDMYQPGSDNAAGTVADLQSTVTSLNKAFGALGDPADMAGNIRRLQNGISQLASGAQALATGVHTLADSNIEMLSGMSQVATQLQNSARSSAGSDNASGFYLPANTFENRQFADVAKHFMSADGKTARFAIESSYNPYSSQAMDLAQKITEVAGAARPNTSLANATISMAGFPAVNSDIQRLLSADFHLLAIATLVIVGVILVLLLRALLAPLYLLGTVVLNYGAALGIGTLVFQYGLGKEIAWPVPLVAFIILVAVGADYNMLLISRLREESAHNIRVGVLRTVANTGSVITSAGLIFAASMFGLMVGSVGIMIQVGFIVGCGLLLDTFVVRTLTVPAIATLLREASWWPQRKSSTHNGRPHRTT; the protein is encoded by the coding sequence ATGGCGGACAACGGGTGGGTTTCCTCGGGGGTGGCGACGCTGAGTCGCCCAGTTCGGGAGCAACTTCGCAAGGTCGCGGCGGGCGAGGGCGCATACAGTGATCGACTAGCTCGCCTGGCGGGGTTCAGCATCCGACATAAGGTGCTGGTCATCGGGGCGTGGGTGGTGACCGCCGGCGTCCTGGCGATGCTGTTCCCCCAGCTGGAAACCGTTGTGAAACAGCAGTCGGTGAATCTGGTCCCCCCTGATGCTCCATCGCTGCAGACGGTTGACCGGATGGGCACGGCATTCGGCGAGCAGGGGTCCAAGACCACCGTCTTTGTTGCATTCGAGGACCCGACGGGCCTGACTGCGCCGGTGCGTCAGCGCTACAAAACGATGGTTTCGCGGTTGCGTGCCGACTCCCAGCACGTGCGACTGGTTCAGGATCTGTTAGCCGACCCCGTTACTGCGGGTCAGGCGATGAGCCAGGATGGCAAGGCGTGGTATGTGCCGGTCGGGGTAGCTGGCACGCTCGGCGATCCTAGAGCGGCGGAATCCGTTCGGGCGGTGCGCGCTATTGTCGCCGAGTCGTTTAGCGGTACGTCCACGATCGTTCGTGTAACCGGACCTCCCGCGACATTCAGCGATCTAATCGATTCGGCTGAGCAGGATTTGATTGGCATCTCCATCGTGACAGCCGGTCTGATCGCGGTGATTTTGCTGGTCATCTATCGGTCACTAGTTACCGCGTTGCTGCCATTGCTCGTGATCGGTGTGAGCCTGGCGGTCGGGCGCGGGGTGCTCTCGGCGCTGGGCGAATCAGGAATGCCGGTGTCGCAATTCACGATTGCGTTCATGACTGCCATCTTGTTGGGTGCCGGCACCGATTATTCCGTGTTTCTGATCAGCCGGTATCACGAGCAGCGCCGCCAGATGATTTCGGCTGACCTGGCTGTGATTAACGCAACCGCCACCATCGGGCGGGTGATCATGGCTTCCGCCGCGACTGTGGCGTTTGCGTTTCTATCCTTGGTCTTTGCGAAGCTGAGCGTATTTAGCGCATTAGGCCCGGCGTGCGCGATCGCTGTCTTTGTCGGAGTCGCAGCTACAGTAACGTTGTTTCCTCCGGTATTGGCGCTTGCCGCGAAACATGGCATTGGCGAACCCAAAGCTGACCGCACGCGCCGATACTGGAACTGGATCGCCGTGGCCGTGGTCCGCCGACCCGCCCCACTGCTGGCCGCCAGCCTGGCACTTGTATTAGGCCTCGCGGCTGTCGCGCTGACTATGCACATCAGCTACGACGATCGGCAAGGACAGCCGGCGACGACCACCAGCAATGAGGGCTATCGCTTGCTGGATAGGCATTTCCGCAAAGATACCGTCATCACACAGTTCATGGTCGTCGAATCACCCACAGATATGCGCACCAGTAAAGGCCTAGCCGACCTAGATGAAATGGCGTCTCGAGTGTCGCAATTGCCGGGCGTCACCAAGGTTTCCGGTGTCACTCGGCCCACCGGTGCACGCCTCGATCAGGCACAGCTCTCGTGGCAAAACGGCCAGATCGGCAACAAGATGGCCGGCGCGGTCGCCAAGGGAGACGCCCATAAGGACGACCTGGCCAAACTCACCAGTGGCGCCGACCAACTCGCCGGCGGCCTGGCGCAACTTGACACCACCCTGCGCACGGCATTGACACCGCTGACCGCGGTCCTTACCCAAGCCCAGTCCAGCGGATCGCAATTTCAACACTTTCGCCCTCTGCTGCAGCAACTTTCGGCTACCACACCAACCATCGATCAAGCGATCCGAACCGGGCCGGGACTGCGTCAAGAAGCTCAACAAGCCCAAAACGCGATCGCCACGATCGATCCGCTGGTTGGTGCGCTCAACACCTCCCCGTGGTGTGCCACCACACCCGAGTGTGCCCAGATCCGCGATCAGGTGCAGATTCTGGTGACCTTGCGCGATGGCGGCTTTTTCAGCCAGCTCGCCAACCTGGGCGACATGTACCAGCCGGGCAGCGACAATGCGGCGGGCACCGTAGCAGATCTGCAGAGCACGGTCACCTCGCTGAACAAGGCTTTCGGAGCACTCGGCGATCCCGCCGACATGGCCGGCAATATCCGCCGCCTCCAAAACGGCATCAGCCAGCTCGCGTCGGGTGCACAAGCCCTGGCCACCGGCGTGCACACCCTTGCCGACAGCAACATCGAAATGTTGTCCGGCATGAGTCAGGTCGCCACCCAATTACAAAATTCCGCGCGGTCCAGCGCCGGTTCGGACAACGCCAGCGGCTTTTACCTGCCCGCCAACACCTTCGAGAATCGCCAGTTCGCCGATGTGGCAAAACATTTTATGTCGGCCGATGGCAAGACCGCCCGCTTCGCGATCGAATCGAGCTACAACCCCTACAGCAGCCAAGCGATGGATCTCGCTCAGAAAATCACCGAAGTTGCCGGGGCCGCACGCCCGAACACCTCCCTGGCCAACGCCACGATATCGATGGCCGGTTTCCCCGCCGTCAACTCCGATATTCAGCGCCTGCTGTCGGCCGACTTTCATCTGCTGGCGATCGCCACGCTCGTCATCGTCGGAGTGATCCTTGTCCTTCTCCTGCGTGCCTTGCTGGCCCCGCTCTACCTCCTCGGTACGGTCGTACTCAACTATGGCGCGGCACTGGGCATTGGGACGCTCGTCTTCCAATACGGCCTGGGTAAGGAAATCGCCTGGCCCGTACCGCTTGTGGCGTTCATCATCCTGGTCGCCGTCGGCGCCGACTACAACATGCTGCTGATCTCGCGGTTACGCGAAGAATCCGCTCACAACATTCGCGTCGGCGTGCTACGCACGGTCGCAAACACCGGTTCAGTCATCACCTCAGCCGGGCTCATCTTCGCCGCGAGTATGTTCGGCCTGATGGTCGGCTCTGTCGGAATCATGATCCAAGTCGGATTCATCGTCGGCTGCGGCCTACTACTCGACACCTTCGTCGTTCGCACCCTCACGGTGCCCGCGATCGCTACGCTCCTGCGCGAGGCCAGCTGGTGGCCGCAACGGAAATCCTCGACTCACAACGGCCGACCACACCGGACCACATGA
- a CDS encoding alpha/beta fold hydrolase translates to MTIGRERIRTSDGITLVADCYRHAATHPVVLLLHGGGQNRHAWATTARRLYSHGYTVVAYDTRGHGDSDWDPSGQYDIERFVSDLISVRGHVSADSPPAVVGASLGGLIILATHLLAPPDLWAAVVLVDITPRMEFHGARRILSFMAGHPDGFGTLNDAADVIAEYNPRRARPENLDGLHKVLRQRSDGRWIWRWDPAFISSNFDVLQGNLMTGSEEFDAISGFLAEGARRITAPTLLVRGALSDVVSQETVSEFRQLVRHAETTDVTGTGHMVAGDNNDAFTAAVTDFLDRAMRTLT, encoded by the coding sequence ATGACAATTGGCCGAGAGCGCATCCGCACCAGCGACGGGATCACTCTCGTGGCCGATTGCTACCGGCACGCCGCGACTCACCCCGTCGTGTTGCTGCTCCATGGCGGCGGCCAGAACCGTCACGCGTGGGCCACCACCGCCCGTCGACTCTATTCCCACGGCTACACCGTCGTCGCCTACGACACACGAGGTCACGGCGACAGCGACTGGGACCCGAGCGGACAATATGACATCGAACGGTTTGTGTCCGATCTGATCTCGGTACGAGGACACGTCAGCGCCGACAGTCCCCCCGCCGTCGTCGGCGCGTCGCTGGGTGGGCTGATCATCCTCGCTACCCATCTGCTGGCCCCACCCGACCTCTGGGCAGCCGTTGTCCTGGTCGACATCACCCCGCGAATGGAATTTCATGGGGCCCGTCGCATCCTGTCATTCATGGCCGGACACCCCGACGGATTCGGCACGCTCAATGATGCCGCCGATGTCATCGCCGAATACAACCCACGCCGCGCGCGACCCGAAAATCTCGACGGCCTGCACAAGGTTCTGCGCCAACGTAGCGATGGCCGATGGATCTGGCGCTGGGACCCGGCCTTCATCAGCTCCAACTTCGATGTCCTCCAAGGCAATCTCATGACGGGCAGCGAGGAGTTCGACGCCATCAGCGGATTCCTCGCCGAAGGAGCACGTCGAATCACGGCCCCAACGCTGTTGGTACGCGGGGCACTTTCAGACGTAGTCTCCCAGGAAACCGTCAGCGAATTCCGCCAGCTCGTCAGGCACGCCGAAACGACGGACGTCACCGGCACCGGTCACATGGTTGCCGGCGACAACAACGACGCGTTCACCGCCGCGGTTACCGACTTCCTCGACCGCGCCATGAGGACCCTGACATAA
- a CDS encoding DUF6188 family protein: MHTQWIEQCTVQRVSLHEGLILDLDGYNELVISRPLRLTLPPAGAWPSDEVLIDPINLSPEERPLLDLAGAICTRAWCDDDGALHLCFSPGHRIDVDPDVAATSWELYGKCHGYVACLPRGRVRAIRHDLPVDENDSDATQPKAMAHQ, translated from the coding sequence ATGCACACGCAATGGATTGAGCAATGCACCGTTCAGCGAGTCTCGCTGCACGAAGGGCTCATACTCGACCTCGACGGTTACAACGAATTGGTGATTTCCCGACCGCTGCGACTGACCCTCCCGCCGGCAGGAGCCTGGCCGTCGGATGAAGTGTTGATCGACCCCATCAACCTTTCGCCCGAGGAGCGGCCACTGTTGGACCTTGCCGGAGCGATCTGTACGCGCGCCTGGTGCGACGACGACGGGGCCTTACATCTCTGTTTCTCCCCCGGCCACCGCATCGACGTCGACCCGGATGTAGCGGCGACCTCGTGGGAACTCTATGGCAAGTGTCACGGATACGTGGCGTGTCTGCCGCGAGGTCGCGTCCGAGCGATTCGGCACGACCTTCCTGTCGACGAGAATGACTCAGACGCAACACAACCCAAAGCCATGGCACATCAGTAG
- a CDS encoding NUDIX hydrolase: MATSPKHSVSVAGIVVRDDDRVLVIRRDDNGHWEAPGGVLELGESFEDGVRREVLEETGLTVKVERLTGVYKNLTHGIVALVYRCHPADGDTHPTAEAREVRWMTREEVQSAMNPAFAVRVLDAFDEETHSRVHDGVNLVSGC; the protein is encoded by the coding sequence ATGGCAACCTCGCCTAAGCACTCGGTCAGTGTCGCCGGCATCGTAGTGCGTGACGATGATCGCGTTCTCGTGATCAGGCGGGACGACAACGGCCACTGGGAAGCCCCTGGTGGTGTACTCGAACTAGGCGAATCTTTTGAGGACGGTGTTCGGCGCGAAGTCCTTGAGGAAACCGGATTGACGGTGAAGGTAGAACGTCTCACCGGCGTTTACAAGAACCTGACCCATGGGATTGTCGCTCTGGTCTACCGCTGCCATCCGGCCGATGGGGACACTCACCCCACTGCGGAAGCCCGCGAGGTTCGTTGGATGACAAGGGAGGAAGTTCAGTCAGCGATGAATCCTGCATTCGCGGTGCGTGTACTGGACGCGTTCGACGAAGAAACTCATTCGCGGGTCCATGACGGCGTCAACCTCGTGTCGGGCTGCTAG
- a CDS encoding GntR family transcriptional regulator, which translates to MEGQRVLQLGQIDRADDKPPYRQIAGMLREAIRSNRLAPGERLPSETELIEHFGVARMTVRQAVQELRSEGLVVSQHGRGVFIRPTPPIRRLASDRFARQHRAAGKAAFTVEAEKSGYSPQVDNIAVSREKPNSFVAERLRLSPDDDIVVRSRRYLANGRPVETAVSFIPAAFAEGTRIEQVDTGPGGIYARLEENGHVLGHFTEEVAARMPTPEERRQLELEPGVPVLTVLRTAYDANDVAVEVCDTVKVASAYLLEYEFPAR; encoded by the coding sequence ATGGAAGGCCAGCGGGTGCTGCAACTTGGACAAATCGACAGAGCCGATGACAAGCCGCCATATCGGCAGATCGCGGGCATGTTGCGAGAAGCGATCCGTTCCAACCGGCTAGCTCCCGGGGAACGACTGCCGTCTGAGACGGAACTTATCGAGCATTTCGGTGTGGCACGCATGACGGTAAGACAAGCTGTGCAGGAGCTTCGTTCCGAGGGACTGGTCGTCTCGCAGCATGGCCGCGGGGTGTTTATTCGCCCGACGCCCCCCATCCGCCGGCTCGCGTCGGATCGATTCGCGCGACAGCATCGCGCGGCAGGCAAGGCGGCGTTTACCGTCGAGGCCGAGAAATCGGGTTACTCGCCGCAAGTCGACAATATTGCGGTGAGCCGCGAGAAGCCGAATTCGTTTGTAGCGGAACGACTTCGATTATCACCGGACGATGACATCGTCGTGCGATCGCGCCGCTACCTGGCGAATGGCCGACCGGTTGAAACGGCGGTCTCCTTCATCCCGGCTGCTTTCGCCGAAGGCACGAGGATCGAGCAGGTGGACACTGGGCCCGGGGGCATCTACGCCCGACTGGAAGAGAATGGCCACGTACTCGGTCACTTCACCGAGGAGGTCGCAGCCCGAATGCCCACTCCCGAAGAACGGCGGCAACTGGAACTCGAACCAGGCGTTCCCGTATTGACAGTGCTGCGAACCGCATATGACGCGAATGACGTGGCGGTTGAGGTCTGCGACACGGTGAAAGTTGCTTCCGCCTACCTGCTCGAATACGAGTTCCCGGCCCGCTGA
- a CDS encoding AlpA family transcriptional regulator, with amino-acid sequence MTTLGIKTSATATATFPELLTAEQVAELLGVSAATVSRWGALREHGADVGPPCYTLSDRVRRWDAAEVRAWLRKVRR; translated from the coding sequence ATGACAACCCTCGGCATCAAAACCAGCGCCACCGCGACAGCGACCTTTCCAGAGCTTCTAACAGCGGAGCAGGTGGCCGAGCTGCTTGGCGTGTCCGCTGCGACGGTGAGTCGATGGGGCGCATTGCGCGAACACGGCGCAGACGTGGGACCGCCCTGCTACACGCTATCTGATCGCGTAAGACGTTGGGACGCAGCTGAAGTCCGCGCATGGCTTCGTAAGGTGCGTCGCTAA
- a CDS encoding site-specific integrase, translating into MAGSVPRGIRKRINSAGLPRYQVRYLVRDSDSPSGWAETSSTFATLREARAFKADRDGEAAIGARRFDPRLGRAKLAAVWTQYSALKRPAVSPKTWSGYTQHWELRISPRFGHVPVDEISRKDIQQFIDSMTVGPWAKLATLRLLRSILDMAREDGRIHSNPADGVSSGRIPTRERHRYLTATEVAALAAACGDHGDVVIILAFTGLRWSELVGLRVGDIDLTARRLYVRQAAPEVEGRIIVGPPKTRAAARTVPLPQIVIDALKPRIDNRAPTEHAITSPNGGFLRSNNWRRHTDWNEALKKTGLVPLTIHDLRHTYASLARASGADLRYVQKTMGHSTPTVTANIYSDLYSDELDHVATNLDRLQDVAKNRANGQEPDTPNHP; encoded by the coding sequence GTGGCCGGATCGGTCCCGCGCGGTATCCGAAAGCGGATCAATTCGGCCGGTCTGCCGCGCTATCAAGTGCGCTACCTGGTGCGTGATTCAGACTCCCCGTCGGGATGGGCTGAGACGTCGTCGACGTTCGCCACCTTGCGAGAAGCGCGGGCATTCAAGGCCGACCGGGATGGCGAAGCGGCGATCGGCGCCAGACGCTTCGACCCCCGACTTGGCCGGGCCAAACTCGCCGCTGTCTGGACGCAATACAGCGCGTTGAAACGCCCCGCAGTGTCGCCCAAGACCTGGAGCGGCTACACCCAGCATTGGGAACTACGCATCAGTCCGCGTTTCGGCCACGTCCCGGTTGATGAAATCAGCCGAAAGGATATACAGCAATTCATCGATTCCATGACCGTCGGTCCCTGGGCCAAACTCGCCACGCTGCGGCTGCTGCGGTCGATTCTCGACATGGCGCGCGAGGACGGTCGAATCCACAGCAACCCGGCTGACGGGGTGTCATCCGGGCGGATACCCACCCGAGAACGCCACCGCTATCTGACCGCCACCGAAGTCGCCGCCCTGGCAGCCGCATGCGGCGACCACGGCGACGTGGTGATCATCCTCGCCTTCACCGGCCTGCGCTGGTCCGAACTCGTCGGCCTGCGGGTCGGCGACATCGACCTAACTGCGCGTCGGCTCTATGTCCGCCAGGCCGCGCCAGAAGTGGAAGGCCGGATCATCGTCGGGCCGCCAAAAACTCGCGCCGCCGCCCGAACCGTCCCACTCCCCCAAATCGTCATCGACGCGCTCAAACCAAGGATCGATAATCGCGCGCCCACAGAACATGCAATCACCTCGCCAAATGGCGGGTTCCTCAGATCAAACAACTGGCGCCGGCATACCGACTGGAACGAAGCCCTAAAGAAAACCGGACTGGTGCCGCTGACGATTCACGACCTGCGCCACACCTACGCCAGCCTGGCCCGGGCCTCCGGCGCCGACCTCCGCTACGTCCAGAAGACGATGGGGCACTCGACGCCGACCGTCACCGCGAACATCTACAGCGACCTCTATTCAGACGAACTCGACCACGTAGCCACGAATCTCGACCGGCTTCAGGACGTCGCCAAAAACCGGGCGAACGGACAGGAACCGGACACACCGAACCATCCATAG
- a CDS encoding excisionase family DNA-binding protein: MDPRGKLPAVRVPGGRSYRINKADVEAFAEAAS, encoded by the coding sequence GTGGATCCGCGAGGAAAGTTGCCTGCGGTCCGCGTCCCGGGCGGCCGTAGCTACCGAATCAATAAGGCCGACGTCGAAGCGTTCGCCGAGGCCGCGTCGTGA
- a CDS encoding phage N-6-adenine-methyltransferase, which yields MSLVRFQARNHRQQLAARGGADDAIDDRATTPEDFARFDKSLGPFTLDVAAAAHNAKCARYFIHSDNGLAQSWAGERVWCNPPYSRIGHWVEKAWREHERTDGVAMLLPANRTEQGWWQQMVEPYRDRPGSPLSVLFLPGRMRFIAPGRAAIGPNERPPFGCCLVTWRLDSSSLAWTQQDQLNFEAPI from the coding sequence ATGAGCCTCGTTCGGTTTCAAGCTCGTAACCACCGTCAGCAGCTGGCGGCACGCGGCGGCGCCGACGATGCGATCGACGACCGCGCCACCACCCCCGAGGACTTCGCGCGCTTCGACAAATCACTTGGCCCGTTCACCCTCGACGTCGCCGCCGCAGCCCATAACGCCAAATGCGCCCGCTACTTCATCCACTCCGACAACGGGCTCGCACAGTCCTGGGCCGGCGAACGTGTCTGGTGCAACCCGCCGTATTCACGCATCGGTCACTGGGTCGAAAAAGCATGGCGCGAACACGAGCGAACCGACGGCGTCGCGATGCTGTTGCCGGCCAACAGGACCGAGCAGGGCTGGTGGCAGCAGATGGTCGAACCGTATCGCGACCGGCCCGGATCGCCGCTCTCCGTTCTGTTCCTGCCCGGTCGAATGCGTTTCATCGCCCCCGGCCGCGCCGCTATCGGCCCTAACGAGCGGCCGCCGTTCGGCTGTTGCCTGGTGACATGGCGGCTCGATAGCTCATCGCTCGCGTGGACCCAACAAGACCAGCTCAATTTCGAGGCACCCATATGA
- a CDS encoding HNH endonuclease — protein sequence MAVSKRLRFEILRRDNHACRYCGATAPDVKLTVDHVIPEALGGSDESTNLVTACSDCNSGKSSVPADAALVTDVAGDAMRWAAAMRQAADEIAAEDDAIERILDAVYDAWKPYWIPNDWPSSVVTFIRAGLTQDTLLYLVDTARRKRGLDDRWAYFCGCCWKRIRQLQDRAHEIVSTAENAPRQRRHFSPPAGPPRRSAITKRTPSNSPNSGAAATFSTTFWDAPHRQRAAMASIRTAETPRAP from the coding sequence ATGGCCGTATCGAAACGACTTCGATTCGAGATCCTGCGTCGCGACAACCACGCCTGCCGCTACTGCGGAGCAACCGCACCGGACGTCAAGCTGACGGTCGACCACGTCATCCCAGAAGCCCTGGGCGGCAGCGACGAGTCCACCAACCTCGTCACTGCTTGCAGCGACTGCAACAGCGGGAAGTCCTCGGTGCCGGCCGATGCCGCGCTCGTCACTGACGTCGCCGGAGACGCCATGCGCTGGGCCGCAGCGATGCGTCAGGCCGCCGACGAGATCGCGGCCGAAGATGATGCCATCGAACGCATCCTCGACGCTGTCTACGACGCGTGGAAACCGTACTGGATCCCGAACGATTGGCCGTCGAGCGTAGTGACGTTCATTCGCGCCGGACTGACCCAAGACACGTTGCTTTACCTCGTCGACACGGCCCGGCGCAAACGCGGCCTCGACGACCGCTGGGCCTACTTCTGCGGCTGCTGCTGGAAACGGATACGCCAGCTGCAAGACCGAGCCCACGAGATCGTCAGCACGGCAGAAAACGCGCCCCGGCAGCGCCGCCACTTCTCACCACCCGCTGGACCGCCGAGGAGATCCGCGATCACGAAGCGGACGCCCTCGAATTCGCCAAACAGTGGTGCGGCGGCGACGTTCTCGACCACGTTCTGGGACGCGCCCCATCGCCAGCGTGCCGCCATGGCGTCGATCCGCACTGCGGAGACCCCGCGTGCGCCGTAG